One Flavobacteriales bacterium genomic window, CTCCGTTAAAAACATGCTTAAAAAAGCAGGTGAAACGGACGTTATAATCTCTGGTGACCCGACGGAAATTGCACTGGCCGATAAGCTTATTCTTCCCGGTGTAGGACACTTTGATTACGGCATGAGCAAGCTTAAAGAAAGTGGTTTGATAACCGCCATTGAAAAACATGCTCTCACCGACAAAAAGCCCATTTTGGGTATTTGCCTTGGGGCTCAGCTTATGACGCAACGCAGCGATGAAGGCACTGAAAAAGGCCTTGGCTGGATTGATGGTGAAACCGTTTTCTTTGATAATGCAGCGTTACCGGCTGGTTACAAAATACCACACATGGGGTGGAACTATGTTACCGTTAAAAAAGATTGCCCGCTTATGGCCGATATGCCCGAGCAACCCCGGTTTTACTTTGTGCATTCCTTCCATTTAAAAATGCACAACCCTGCCCATGTGTGGCTTACCACCAACTACGGATACGAGTTTTGTGTGGCGTATCAAAAAGACAATTTATATGCTTGCCAGTTTCACCCCGAAAAAAGTCACAAATTCGGTATGAAACTCATGGAAAATTTTGTTCGTTTATGATCAGTTTCCGAAAAAGAATAATACCTGTTCTGCTACTCCACAAAGGTCAATTGTACAAAACCGTGCGATTTCAAAAACCTGTTTATGTGGGTGACCCGATAAATGCCGTAAAAATTTTCAACGATAAAGAGGTTGATGAATTGATTCTGCTGGATATCGATGCATCGAAAAAAAATCAGGAACCCGATTTTGGGTTAATCACCGACATTGTAAGCGAAGCCTTTATGCCCATTGCTTACGGCGGTGGCGTAACCCAACTGCGGCACGCCGAAAAGCTGTTTTACAACGGCGTTGAAAAAGTAGTACTTAACACCGTTTTACTCAAAGGTTTTGGGTTGGTTGAAGAAATATCTGCCAAGTACGGGGCTCAAAGTGTGGTGGCATCCATTGATGTAAAAAAATCGCTGCTTGGAAAGAAAAAAGTGTTTTCGCATGCTTCCGTTTCACACAAAATGGAAAGCATAACCGAGTTTGCCAGGCTGTGTGAGAGCAAAGGTGCCGGCGAAATAATGTTGAATTCCGTTGATCGCGACGGAACTTACTCGGGTTATGATCTGGAACTGATCCAGGCCGTTTCGGCTGCCGTTTCCGTTCCTCTTATTGCCTGTGGTGGAGCTTCCTCCAAAGCTGATTTTTCAAGTGCCGAAAAAAGCGGTTCTTCAGCCATGGCCGCCGGAAGTATGTTTGTTTTTCAACGACCTCACAACGCTGTTTTGATTAGTTATGATGTATAAAAAATATAATCCTGCTGCACTAATGTCTAACCCGGAGGCCAACCTTAACCGGCCTTACCAACAATGTGGCGTTAGTATAATGGATACCATTGCCGACCCCGACATTACGTTCGATGAAAAAGGCATTTCCAACTATTACTATGAATACCTGGAAGCCGAAAAATCGGATACCAAAAGAGGGGAAGAAGGAGAAAATCTTCAACGCTTTTGGGCAGAACGCATAAAGTCAAGACCCGGTAAAAACGGATACAACTGCATTTTGGGATTAAGTGGCGGAGCAGATAGCACGTACCTCGCCTTTCTTGCAAAAAAACTCGGACTTAACCCGTTGTTGGTGCATTTCGACTACGGATGGAATTCGGAAATTGCCACTAA contains:
- the hisH gene encoding imidazole glycerol phosphate synthase subunit HisH translates to MSKIVIIDYHIGNVTSVKNMLKKAGETDVIISGDPTEIALADKLILPGVGHFDYGMSKLKESGLITAIEKHALTDKKPILGICLGAQLMTQRSDEGTEKGLGWIDGETVFFDNAALPAGYKIPHMGWNYVTVKKDCPLMADMPEQPRFYFVHSFHLKMHNPAHVWLTTNYGYEFCVAYQKDNLYACQFHPEKSHKFGMKLMENFVRL
- the hisF gene encoding imidazole glycerol phosphate synthase subunit HisF; amino-acid sequence: MISFRKRIIPVLLLHKGQLYKTVRFQKPVYVGDPINAVKIFNDKEVDELILLDIDASKKNQEPDFGLITDIVSEAFMPIAYGGGVTQLRHAEKLFYNGVEKVVLNTVLLKGFGLVEEISAKYGAQSVVASIDVKKSLLGKKKVFSHASVSHKMESITEFARLCESKGAGEIMLNSVDRDGTYSGYDLELIQAVSAAVSVPLIACGGASSKADFSSAEKSGSSAMAAGSMFVFQRPHNAVLISYDV